TCGCTCCCACAAATACCCACTGCACCTACTTTTAGTAAACATTCATTACTATTTAACTCCGGAACAGAATAGGTTTTAAACTGAACATCCTTTTTCTTTGTTGAACACTTTACTAATGCTTGATATTCCATCGCCATATCTACTCCTATTCTCATTTCAAATTTGCTGCCTTTATATTGAATCTCTACTGAACCAACTTAATAATATCTATTAGTGTCTTTTCTTTTTGCGCTAAATATTGTTGTTTATCAATGGATGACCAATCGTAAAAGCCTTGATTGGTTTTCATACCATATTGTTTAGCTTCTATTTTCGCATGATGTATCGCAAGTGGTTTCGTACCATTCTCTAAAGTTGGATATACATGTTCGACAATGGCATAATGTGTATCTAAACCATTTATATCCCGTTGCTCAAGTGGCCCAGTATTAGCTAATCGTACACCTAGGCTCATTTTAGCAATAAAGTCCAACTCTTCAGCCGTCACAATTCCCTTCTCAACTAAAGACATCGCTTCTCTTGCCAGTGCACTTTGTAATCTGTTTGCTACAAAGCCTTCAATTTCCCGTTTCAATAAGATAGGCTTTTTACAAACACTTTGTAAAAATTCCATAGTCGCATTTGCTCGTTCCTGTGATGTAAAAGTGCTAGGAACTACTTCTATTAAAGGGGTAATATGTGCGGGAGAAAAGAAATGTGTCCCGATTAAGCGTTCTTTGTGCAACATTTTTACCGCAATATCGCTAATTAGATAACTTGAAGTATTGGTACAAAACGTAACTTCTTTTTCATAAAATGAATCCAGTTGTTCGAATAAAGCTTGTTTAGCTTGCAAATTTTCAACAATCGCCTCAAAGACAAATGTTAAACCATCAATTTGTTCTAGTTGCTGTAAAAAAGTAATTTGTTGTAAATCTGATTCTTGCTTTAATTGCTGTAATCTTTCTATATTAGGCTCATATAAATAGACATTTACGTTATATTGGTTAAAATATTTCGCGATAGCCGAGCCCATAAAGCCCCCGCCTATTATTAGTACTTTTTGCATTTTTAGTTCTCCTTCTTTAAGCTTTACTATCCTCATCATTCCAAATTACTTGTATTCCTACTGCATAAATACATAATGCTTTCACCTCGGCTAAAACATCAACACTCGCACCAAGTGAAATGGCATTACCTTTATGAATCAGAATGCCTTTTTCATAGGCATCACAAACGTTTATAGCATACAGTAATAATTCCTTCAGTAATCTGGACACCGACCCATCTCGTAAAGAAGTTGTTCGCAAGTTGCTATATTTTAATAAAGTATCCGGTGCATAATCTACTAAATATTGAATCCAAGTAGGTAATACATCAAACTCACCTTGATAATAATCAATACATTCCTGCTGTGAGGAAAATGTATCAACCTCTTTCCCCATCTCAATGGCCTGTGCGTCTCCTGATAGTTGAATCGCGTAAGAAATAGCTTCTATCCCAGATAACCAAGTAGGAATACCTCTAGAAATAATGGCTGATGCAATTAGTTCTGCAATTTCTGCGACAGTATTGCTCGCTTCAACTGCTTGCTTTACGAAATAAAGCATTTGTTTTTCCTCACGTCGTGCTGCAAATAATCCTACAAGTAACAATGTTTTTTCTTTTTTTGTTAAAGCACCTTCTGTTAGAAGTGCTTGATACATGCTGGACATTTAATATTTCCTCCTCAGGTTAGGGCTATTTGACATATGTTGCTGTCTGCGGGCACACCGTAAGCCGCAACCCTCGCTACGCGCGGTCTGTTGCGTCTTACGTTTTGTGCGTTCCCGCAGGAGTCACCGCCTTCGCTACCATTAACTAGTGCTATCTGCAAATTTTTATCTATGGCAAAAGAAAGAATAGCTAGGTTCTTCTTCATAATTAATAGTAAAAATTCACGAACATCTTTACTTCTATTATAAAAAATTATAGTTTTCCCATGTGTCGTTGCTGTCCGCTACGGCGGGCGCTTTCCGCGGGTTTTTCGGCGATTCACGTGCTTCCATCGACGATTTCCACTTTCTTTCTGGCGATTCACATGCTTCTATCGGCGATTTCCACTGTTTTTCCGGCGATTCACGGGCTTTCATCGGCGATTCATAACCTTCTTTCAATGCAAAAAAATTCGCTCTCTTTCTGTGGACGAACCGCAATCCTCACAAATGCTAAACATCTGCGGAGGCTCGCTTGGCTCGCTTTCCCACAGAAGTTTAGCGAATTTTTTGCTGAAATCCTATAATCCTTACTCTTTAATTTCTAAAGTAAATATGACCAAGCTAATGTTGCAATAATGTAAATAACACCCACGAAGAACATGATCATAACAAGGAAGCCCATAATATCTTTTAACTTTAAGCGAGAGAGTGCTAGAGCTGGTAAAATCCAGAATGGTTGTACTAAATCGTTCCAAGCATTCCCTAACATAACAGACATGGATGTTTCTGATAAGGAAGCACCTAATTCTTTTGCTGCCTCAATCATAAATGGACCTTGTACTGTCCAGTGCCCTCCTGCAGATGGTGCAAAGAAGTTAATGAAGAAGGAGCTAATTAACCCCCAAAACGGTAGGGTATGTTCGTTTGATAAGTCAACGAATATTTTTGCAATTGTGTCCACTAAACCAGAAGCGGCCATGATAGCCATAATCCCCGCGTAGAATGGAAATTGCAGTATGATTCCTGAAATTGTTTTAACCCCGTCAGCTAAGTGCTCAGCATAACGTGCAGGTGTGCCTAGTAAAATAATTCCTACGAATAAAATAATAAAGTTTAAAATATTTAAGTTTAATGAATTACCATTTGTGAAATAGATTACGATATAAATTAGCCCTAACACACCAATTGCGTAAGCTAGAATGCGGCTGTTATTTAATTTATTTGCTAAAGTATTGTCTTCTAAAAGGTTTAATTTTGCTTTTGGTTTGTCTGCATATAATGCTGGATCAATCTCCACAACATTTTTAGGATCTTTTGGATGTAGCATCGCATTAAATAAAGGTAACGTAATTAATAAAACAACTGTTGTAATAATCATTGGTAAGCTAAAAATTGTTTCTGATAATGTAACTAATCCCATAGCATCTTCTAAGAAGTGACCTGGAGTTGAAATTAAAATTGGAATAGAAGCAGATAAACCTAATCCATAAAAAGTGAATCCAGAATATGCAGCTGCAATGATTAGCGGATAATGGACCCCTTTAACTTTTAACGCTAGTTTTTTTGCGATAATACCACCAATTACTAAACCAAATCCCCAGTTTAAATAACTCCCGATACCACCAACAAGTGTTGCCACGATAATTGCCATTTTTGGCGTATGAACCATACTTGCAATTTTATTTAATAACTTATCTGTTACAGGAGCTGTAGCTAATACATAACCCATTGCAAGAATAACGGCCATTTGTGTTGTAAATGCTAGTAAATCCCAAAAGCCACCACCCCAGGCAGTTGTTAGATCCACAAAACTAATATCTTCAATTAGTAGAGCCAATACAAACGTTAATAATGTAAGTCCAATTGCAAATACAAATGGATCTGGTAAATATTTTTTCATTACATTTGTGAAAAAATTCGTTAACTTTTCCATACTATTTCCCCCTTGATGTAATCTACTAAGTAATTTTTGGAATTAGCTCTTTAACGTGTAAAACATGATAAAATATAATCACAATCTATACATGTTGGAGGGCATTTTCTTGCAAAAATTAACTAGTATTTTAGTGACTGCTTATGCTAAAGCACCCCAAGGCACGTCTATGTACGAGATGTACAAACATGCTGGCATTGTGTTAGAAATCGATCAACAAACGCATAAAATTATTGATGCAGAATTCACATTCGTTACTGATCTTGCTCAAAATTTCTTTAAACGTATGTTGATTGGCTTTGATCTTACGGCCAATATTGATGAATTAATTGCTCGTGTAGATGAACACTATTATGCCCCATCAAGTGGTTCAGTCGTAGTAGCTCTACAGTCTGCGCAAAAAAGATACCTTGAAAAAATTCAAAAAGATAACTAAGTACCTACACCGAGTCATGTACTCGGTGTTATTTTATGCTTGGCAGTTTTCAACGATAGTGGAAACACCAAGTCCCCCTGCGATACATAATGTTACTAAACCATAACGCTTGCCTGTTCGTTCAAGCTCATGAATAAGTTTTGTCATTAAAATGGCACCAGTTGCCCCAATAGGATGGCCCATTGCAATAGCACCGCCGTTTGGATTTACTCGATTAATATCTAACCCAAGTTCATTGATAACTGCGATAGATTGGGCTGCAAAGGCTTCATTTAGCTCAATAATATCAATATCTTGAATTGATAAATTTGCCTGCTTCAATGCTTTTAATGTAGCTGGAACTGGACCGATTCCCATTATAGATGGATCTACGCCAGCGGCTGCTTGAGCAAGTATTTTTACCTTGGGCTTATAGCCTAGTTCTATAGCTTTTTCATTCGACATGATTAACAATGCAGCTGCACCGTCATTACGCCCACTACTATTGCCCGCTGTTACTGTTCCACCTTTACGGAATACAGGTTTTAACGTACTTAACTTCTCTTTACTCGTTAAAAATGGATGCTCATCTTTTTCAAAAATTTCTATTGATTTTCGTTTTTTCACTTCGTAAGGTACAATTTGTTTGTCAAAATAACCTTCTTGTATGGCCTTCGCTGTAAGTTCTTGACTACGATGTGCAAATGCATCTTGCTCTTCACGAGAAATTGAATATTTTTCGGCTAAATTTTCTGCTGTTTCACCCATCGTTGAAATGCCATAAACTTCAAACGGTTGTGAGCCTGGTTGACTTTCTGTGTTCGGATCTAACATGACAGCATTTCCAACGCCATATCCATAACGAGCATTTCGTAAGTAATATGGGGCTGTACTCATGGATTCTGTTCCCCCTGCGATAATAATATCGCTATAGCCAAGAGCTATTTGCTGTGCCGCATTATTAATGGATTGTAGTCCCGAACCACATTGGCGATGTACTGTATAACCTGGAACAGTAATTGGTAGCTCGGCACGTAGAGATGCAAGGCGTGCAACATTGGATTGATCAGCACTTTGTTTTGCTTGTCCCAAAATCACTTCATCAATTAGCGTGGGATCTAGCTGTGTACGATTTAGGAGTTCACGAATAACTGTTGAACCAAGAATGTCTGCTGTCTCATTGATTAATGAGCCCCCTAACTTACCTATAGCTGTTCGAACACCTTCTACAATAACTACTTCTTTCATGCTATTTCCCTCCTATTTCAACGCATTGACAAAACTTGCTTCTGTGCTAGCCTCTACTTGCTGTAATGTAACTTCAGGCATTAATTCAACCAAATGTAACTGTCCATCTACATAGTTAAAAACTGCCAATTCAGTAATAATCGTATCCACGCTACGAGTTGAGGTAATTGGATAAGTGCAATTCTTTAAAATCTTACTTTTCCCATCTTTTGATGTATGCGTCATCGTGACAATGACCTTTTGTGCACCGATTAGTAAATCCATTGCACCACCAACACCAATAATATTTTTCCCTGGTACTGCCCAATTGGCGATACGTGCTTGCTCATCTACTTGTAGTACGCCTAAGATGGCTACATCCACATGACCCCCTCGAATCATGCCAAATGATTCTGCACTATTAAAAAAGGATGATCCAATCGCTTCTCCAACTGGCATTTTTCCAGCATTCACTACATTCGGATCGATATCATCCTCATCTACACCTACTACGCCGAGCATGCCGTTCTCTGTATGAAAGTGAACATTGTCATTTTCTACATACTTTGCAACAAGTGTAGGGATACCAATACCTAAATTAATAATTTGTCCATTTGCAACTTCTTTTGCAGCTCTTTTTGCTATTAGCTCTTGAATTGGATTAGCCATTCTCCACAACGCCTTCCTTCGTTAAAATCTTCTGTGCTACAATCACTCGATCAATGAATAAATGCGGAGTAATGATATCATCACTACTTAGTTCGCCTGCTTCTACAATTTCATCTACCTCAACAATGACTGTCTTGGCCGCAGTTGCCATAATCGGATTAAAATTACGCGCAGTTTTGTAATACACTAAATTTCCAAGTCTATCTGCCTTATGTGCACGAATAATTGCGACATCCGCCTTTAACGCTTCCTCAAAAACGTATTCTTCACCATTAATTATTTTTGTTTCTTTACCTTTAGCCAAGTCTGTTCCAAAAGATGTTTTTGTGTAATAGCCACCAATCCCTGCACCACCAGCTCGAATCGATTCAGCTAATGTACCTTGGGGTAATAATTCAATTTCAAGTTCTCCACGTTGAAATGCTTCGCCAACATCTCGATTGCCAGTAAAGTAAGAGCCGATTGCCTTTTTTACTTTCTTTTGCTCTAGCAATTTTCCAAGACCCTTACCTTTTTCCCCTAAGTTATTGCTGATGATTGTTAAATCATTGACCTCTAACTCTACTAGTGCATCTATTAAAGTGAGTGGACCCCCTACTAAACCAAAGCCACCGACCATTATTGTTTGGCCACTTTCAACGCAAGATAAAGCCTGTTCTACAGATTCATAAATTTTCATTGTATTCACTCCATTACTTTTGGATAAGCGCATCACTAATTTCAAACCAAGAAGGAATGCCAGCTGTTAATAGGCAAATATAGCCTAGCTCTGCTAATTCTGCTTCTTCTACACCTATTTCACGTGATTGTTTAGCCCAATAATCTGTTTCCTCATTTTTCAATATCGTTGTGTAAATTCCCGTCATTAAGATATGTTTCATTTGCGTTGATACAACATTGCTATCAAGTAACGCAACTTTTAAAGCGTTTTCATCTTTTGCAACAATAAAACTTAATAATTTCTCAAAATATGCCTTACTTTGATCTGTCGAAGCAAACGTACTGTAATAGCGCACAATATCCATTGCTGAAGCATCATGTGAAATTTTGTCTGCACTCGTATTCGTTAGCTCTAACGCATAGTCAAAAGACTGCAAGCCAATCTGTAATGCTTTTTCCTCACCATAGTTAAACGCTACGAGTAAGTACTCAATTAATTCTTCGAGAGTAGCACCACCATCAATGGCGCCTTTTGTATGGTACACCATGCTTCGTGCATAATGTCTTGCTGCATTCATGCCAACTAACAAAATGTCCTTGTCCTTTACAGAAAGTACACCTGGTGCCATTGCTGCTCCACGAAGTGCTGTATAGTGGTCTAGCATTGCTGGATTATAATCATGCATTTTTTGCACCCATTCAGGTACTACATCATAAACTTTTTTAAAATACTCTAATCCTGTAGACATCCAACAAATCCCCTTTTTGTTAAATTCGAATAAAAAAAGGCCACACTTCCCCAAAAGACGGCATGTACCGTACGTTTAGAAAAGTGTAGCCAACAGTCAAGCAGGGAAAGTAGAAAAAGGTCGTTTTTCTAAAGCTGCTCGATAGGCATTTAATATTTGTTATTTAATTATTCGCATAAAATTTTAAAAACTGCAACTCTTTTTTTAGAAACTCTCTAAAAACCGCAGTATTACTCGGTTAACATCTTTTCTTTCTTCAAAAACCAAAGTGTAATGATTACTATTTGAAGTGAATTTCCAAATATTTTTGGCATATTTTAGCGTTTCTGTATAAGATTCCACTAAAAATAATGCGGGCATTGTTCCAATACCACCAGTTGAATGAATTAAAAGTATTGGGCACTCCACTTTTTCAAAAACCTCTGCAGGCTTGTAGTCATAAAAACTTTGGAAATCTAAACGG
The genomic region above belongs to Lysinibacillus sp. FSL W8-0992 and contains:
- a CDS encoding 3-hydroxyacyl-CoA dehydrogenase NAD-binding domain-containing protein — encoded protein: MQKVLIIGGGFMGSAIAKYFNQYNVNVYLYEPNIERLQQLKQESDLQQITFLQQLEQIDGLTFVFEAIVENLQAKQALFEQLDSFYEKEVTFCTNTSSYLISDIAVKMLHKERLIGTHFFSPAHITPLIEVVPSTFTSQERANATMEFLQSVCKKPILLKREIEGFVANRLQSALAREAMSLVEKGIVTAEELDFIAKMSLGVRLANTGPLEQRDINGLDTHYAIVEHVYPTLENGTKPLAIHHAKIEAKQYGMKTNQGFYDWSSIDKQQYLAQKEKTLIDIIKLVQ
- a CDS encoding carboxymuconolactone decarboxylase family protein, whose translation is MSSMYQALLTEGALTKKEKTLLLVGLFAARREEKQMLYFVKQAVEASNTVAEIAELIASAIISRGIPTWLSGIEAISYAIQLSGDAQAIEMGKEVDTFSSQQECIDYYQGEFDVLPTWIQYLVDYAPDTLLKYSNLRTTSLRDGSVSRLLKELLLYAINVCDAYEKGILIHKGNAISLGASVDVLAEVKALCIYAVGIQVIWNDEDSKA
- a CDS encoding short-chain fatty acid transporter, whose translation is MEKLTNFFTNVMKKYLPDPFVFAIGLTLLTFVLALLIEDISFVDLTTAWGGGFWDLLAFTTQMAVILAMGYVLATAPVTDKLLNKIASMVHTPKMAIIVATLVGGIGSYLNWGFGLVIGGIIAKKLALKVKGVHYPLIIAAAYSGFTFYGLGLSASIPILISTPGHFLEDAMGLVTLSETIFSLPMIITTVVLLITLPLFNAMLHPKDPKNVVEIDPALYADKPKAKLNLLEDNTLANKLNNSRILAYAIGVLGLIYIVIYFTNGNSLNLNILNFIILFVGIILLGTPARYAEHLADGVKTISGIILQFPFYAGIMAIMAASGLVDTIAKIFVDLSNEHTLPFWGLISSFFINFFAPSAGGHWTVQGPFMIEAAKELGASLSETSMSVMLGNAWNDLVQPFWILPALALSRLKLKDIMGFLVMIMFFVGVIYIIATLAWSYLL
- a CDS encoding DUF3870 domain-containing protein; translation: MQKLTSILVTAYAKAPQGTSMYEMYKHAGIVLEIDQQTHKIIDAEFTFVTDLAQNFFKRMLIGFDLTANIDELIARVDEHYYAPSSGSVVVALQSAQKRYLEKIQKDN
- a CDS encoding thiolase family protein, which encodes MKEVVIVEGVRTAIGKLGGSLINETADILGSTVIRELLNRTQLDPTLIDEVILGQAKQSADQSNVARLASLRAELPITVPGYTVHRQCGSGLQSINNAAQQIALGYSDIIIAGGTESMSTAPYYLRNARYGYGVGNAVMLDPNTESQPGSQPFEVYGISTMGETAENLAEKYSISREEQDAFAHRSQELTAKAIQEGYFDKQIVPYEVKKRKSIEIFEKDEHPFLTSKEKLSTLKPVFRKGGTVTAGNSSGRNDGAAALLIMSNEKAIELGYKPKVKILAQAAAGVDPSIMGIGPVPATLKALKQANLSIQDIDIIELNEAFAAQSIAVINELGLDINRVNPNGGAIAMGHPIGATGAILMTKLIHELERTGKRYGLVTLCIAGGLGVSTIVENCQA
- a CDS encoding 3-oxoacid CoA-transferase subunit B, with amino-acid sequence MANPIQELIAKRAAKEVANGQIINLGIGIPTLVAKYVENDNVHFHTENGMLGVVGVDEDDIDPNVVNAGKMPVGEAIGSSFFNSAESFGMIRGGHVDVAILGVLQVDEQARIANWAVPGKNIIGVGGAMDLLIGAQKVIVTMTHTSKDGKSKILKNCTYPITSTRSVDTIITELAVFNYVDGQLHLVELMPEVTLQQVEASTEASFVNALK
- a CDS encoding CoA transferase subunit A, whose translation is MKIYESVEQALSCVESGQTIMVGGFGLVGGPLTLIDALVELEVNDLTIISNNLGEKGKGLGKLLEQKKVKKAIGSYFTGNRDVGEAFQRGELEIELLPQGTLAESIRAGGAGIGGYYTKTSFGTDLAKGKETKIINGEEYVFEEALKADVAIIRAHKADRLGNLVYYKTARNFNPIMATAAKTVIVEVDEIVEAGELSSDDIITPHLFIDRVIVAQKILTKEGVVENG
- a CDS encoding carboxymuconolactone decarboxylase family protein; its protein translation is MSTGLEYFKKVYDVVPEWVQKMHDYNPAMLDHYTALRGAAMAPGVLSVKDKDILLVGMNAARHYARSMVYHTKGAIDGGATLEELIEYLLVAFNYGEEKALQIGLQSFDYALELTNTSADKISHDASAMDIVRYYSTFASTDQSKAYFEKLLSFIVAKDENALKVALLDSNVVSTQMKHILMTGIYTTILKNEETDYWAKQSREIGVEEAELAELGYICLLTAGIPSWFEISDALIQK